From the genome of Eucalyptus grandis isolate ANBG69807.140 chromosome 2, ASM1654582v1, whole genome shotgun sequence, one region includes:
- the LOC104433042 gene encoding probable UDP-3-O-acyl-N-acetylglucosamine deacetylase 1, mitochondrial, which yields MAPSHFSPLSARAALSSSAFHALFKSSSRFSWKSTGKLQQTLAGSIEKTGVGLHSGKVSTVKIRPHLAGGGRCFELQSRFVPASIDHVEESPLCTTLSKDGYRVRTVEHLLSALEATGVDNCRIEVVGLDAGDRDVEVPILDGSAGEWVEAIEGVGLKVAKDASGNSLEKMAPYLDEPVHVWRNDSFVVAFPSSQVHISCGINFPHVPSIGCQWFSASIEYDSFYKREIAPSRTFCVYEEVEKMRSSGLIKGGSLENALVCSVDKGWLNPPLRFNEEPCRHKGLDLIGDLSLFARYGSQGLPVGHIVAYKSGHALHAGFLRCLL from the exons ATGGCGCCCTCGCATTTCTCGCCCCTCTCGGCCAGGGCGGCGCTCTCTTCCTCCGCCTTCCACGCCCTCTTCAAGtcctcctctcgcttctcttGGAAAtcc aCCGGGAAGTTGCAGCAGACTCTTGCCGGAAGCATCGAGAAGACGGGCGTGGGTCTGCACTCCGGCAAGGTCTCGACGGTGAAGATACGGCCGCATCTCGCCGGCGGCGGCCGGTGCTTCGAGCTCCAGTCCCGCTTCGTGCCGGCGTCGATCGATCACGTGGAGGAATCGCCCCTCTGCACCACCCTCTCCAAGGACGGCTACAGAGTCCGTACCGTCGAGCACTTGCTTTCCGCTCTGGAGGCCACCGGCGTCGACAATTGCCGGATCGAGGTCGTCGGCCTTGATGCTGGAGATCGCGATGTCGAG gTTCCTATTTTAGATGGATCAGCAGGTGAATGGGTGGAGGCTATAGAAGGGGTTGGTTTAAAGGTGGCGAAAGATGCTTCTGGGAACAGTCTTGAGAAGATGGCGCCATATTTGGATGAACCAGTGCATGTCTGGAGGAATGATTCTTTTGTGGTTGCATTCCCCTCATCACAGGTCCACATCAGCTGTGGGATCAACTTTCCACAT GTCCCATCTATTGGCTGCCAGTGGTTCTCTGCTTCTATTGAATATGACTCCTTTTATAAAAGGGAAATTGCTCCTTCACGAACCTTTTGCGTTTATGAGGAG GTAGAGAAAATGCGCAGTAGTGGATTGATAAAAGGAGGCTCACTAGAAAATGCCTTGGTTTGTAG TGTAGATAAAGGTTGGTTGAACCCGCCATTGCGTTTCAATGAGGAACCATGTCGCCAtaagggcttggatcttatTGGCGATCTTTCTCTTTTTGCACGGTATGGTAGTCAAGGGCTTCCTGTGGGACATATAGTTGCTTACAAG AGTGGCCATGCGCTGCATGCTGGGTTTTTACGCTGCTTGTTATAG
- the LOC104433041 gene encoding LOW QUALITY PROTEIN: microtubule-associated protein 70-2 (The sequence of the model RefSeq protein was modified relative to this genomic sequence to represent the inferred CDS: inserted 1 base in 1 codon): MAAQFAAEATLRRVHAAQKDDDMPPIEAILAPLEAELKLAKQEIAKLQDDNKALDRLTKSKEAALLEAERTVQVALAKASMVDDLQNKNQELMKQIEICQEENKILDRLHRQKVAEVEKLTQTVRELEEAVLAGGAAANAVRDYQRKVQEMNEERRTLDRELARAKVTANRVATVVANEWKDANDKVMPVKQWLEERRFLQGEMQQLRDKLAITERAARSEALLKERYQSRLKVIEESLRGSSGSNNRSALERSMSNGPSRRQSLGGADNVSRLTASGLLSRKSASQSKSFSSGATTVLKHAKGTSRSFDGGTRSLDRGKVLSNGTGANYSPNRSCDVTKEGEENDFSKGNSDNNSNEFAPVETRDSVPGVLYDILXKEVVALRKAGHEKDQSIKDKDDAIEMLAKKVETLTKAMEVEAKKMRREVAAMEKEVAAMRVEKDHESRSKRFSNQKNAIGSSQLLTGRNVARTGLTRSTQ; encoded by the exons ATGGCAGCTCAATTTGCAGCTGAAGCCACTCTTCGAAGGGTTCACGCTGCTCAGAAGGATGACGACATGCCTCCCATTGAGGCCATTCTTGCTCCTTTGGAGGCTGAGCTCAAGCTTGCAAAGCAGGAG ATTGCAAAGCTTCAAGATGATAACAAGGCTTTAGATCGTCTTACTAAATCCAAAGAAGCAGCTTTACTGGAAGCTGAGAGGACTGTTCAGGTGGCCTTAGCTAAGGCCTCCATGGTGGATGATCTCCAAAATAAGAATCAAGAATTGatgaaacaaattgaaatttgcCAG gaagaaaataaaattttggacAGACTGCACAGGCAAAAGGTTGCTGAGGTTGAAAAGCTTACACAGACTGTAAGGGAGCTGGAAGAGGCTGTTCTGGCTGGTGGTGCAGCTGCAAATGCTGTGAGGGATTATCAACGCAAAGTGCAAGAAATGAAT GAAGAAAGGAGAACCCTTGACAGGGAGTTGGCCCGAGCAAAGGTCACTGCAAACAGAGTGGCCACTGTGGTGGCAAATGAGTGGAAAGATGCCAATGACAAAGTAATGCCTGTTAAGCAATGGCTTGAAGAACGAAGATTCTTGCAG GGAGAAATGCAGCAACTTCGCGATAAACTTGCTATAACTGAGAGAGCAGCAAGATCCGAGGCTCTTTTAAAG GAGAGATATCAGTCGAGGCTCAAAGTAATTGAGGAGAGTTTAAGGGGATCATCAGGCAGCAATAATCGTAGTGCATTAGAGAGGAGCATGAGCAATGGGCCCTCCCGGCGCCAGTCTCTTGGTGGGGCTGATAACGTTTCTAGGCTTACTGCAAGTGGACTCTTATCTAGGAAATCAGCTTCGCAATCAAAATCTTTCTCTTCTGGTGCTACTACGGTATTAAAACATGCCAAAGGAACATCAAGGTCATTTGATGGTGGCACAAGATCTTTAGACAGGGGTAAAGTACTTTCCAATGGAACTGGTGCAAATTACTCTCCAAACCGGTCATGTGATGTGaccaaggagggtgaagaaaaTGACTTCTCAAAGGGAAACTCTGATAATAACTCAAATGAATTTGCTCCAGTGGAGACTCGAGACTCTGTTCCTGGGGTGTTATATGACATTT CAAAAGAAGTTGTAGCTTTAAGGAAAGCTGGTCACGAGAAAGATCAAAGCATCAAGGACAAGGATGATGCAATAGAG ATGCTTGCTAAAAAAGTAGAAACTCTAACCAAGGCCATGGAGGTTGAAGCAAAGAAGATGAGAAGGGAAGTAGCTGCGATGGAGAAGGAAGTTGCTGCTATGCGGGTAGAGAAGGACCATGAAAGTAGATCGAAAAGGTTTAGCAATCAGAAGAATGCTATTGGCAGTTCTCAGCTGCTAACGGGAAG